A stretch of the Vigna radiata var. radiata cultivar VC1973A chromosome 9, Vradiata_ver6, whole genome shotgun sequence genome encodes the following:
- the LOC106772883 gene encoding putative pentatricopeptide repeat-containing protein At3g47840, producing MHLFLKHFNLFHRDIWLHSHYVSSLALALRPPFSGNPKAALYSRNLDSPLSCSTPGTATEFIQQAKREQLAPIVYSVHNMIEVNAELKQLVKQGQLCKARNMFEKMDHRDEISWTTLIGGYVNASDSYEALFLFSNMWVQPELQIDQFMISVALKACALGVNICLGELLHGFSVKSGLITSVFVSSALIDMYMKVGKIGEGCRVFEKMMAKNVVSWTAIIAGLVHAGYSAEGLWYFSEMWRSKVGYDSHTFSIALKASADLSFLHHGKAIHTQTIKQGFDESSFVINTLATMYNKCGKPDYVMQLFEKMRMPDVVSWTNLIMTYVQVGEEEQAVKVFKRMRKSDVPPNKFTFAAIISACANLAIAKWGEQIHGHVFRLGFVDALSVANSIITLYSKCGLLTSASLVFRGITRKDIISWSTIIAVYSQGGYAKEAFDYLSWMRREGPKPNEFAISSILSVCGSMALLEQGKQVHAHVLCIGIDHEAMVHSALISMYSKCGSVQDASKIFDSLKMNDIISWTAMINGYAEHGYSLEAIDLFEKISRVGLKPDYVTFIGVLTACSHAGMVDLGLFYFLKMTNEYKISPSKEHYGCIIDLLCRAGQLSEAEHIIRAMPFHIDDVVWSTLLRACREHGDVDRGRWTAEQLLRLDPNSAGTHITLANIYAAKGRWKEVADIRKLMKSKGVIKERGWSWINVNDHLNAFVAGDQAHPQSEHITTILELLRANTGDDQLEIRSLHEDVEV from the exons ATGCACCTTTTCCTCAAACACTTTAACCTCTTCCACCGAGACATTTGGCTGCATTCTCACTATGTTTCTTCGCTTGCACTCGCACTTCGCCCTCCATTTTCTGGCAATCCAAAGGCGGCCCTATACTCAAGGAACCTCGACTCACCTCTCAGTTGTTCCACTCCAG GAACTGCCACTGAATTTATCCAGCAAGCAAAACGAGAACAGCTAGCTCCAATTGTCTATTCTGTTCATAATATGATTGAAGTTAACGCTGAACTGAAGCAATTAGTGAAACAGGGACAACTTTGTAAAGCTAGGAATATGTTTGAGAAAATGGACCACAGAGATGAGATTTCGTGGACTACATTAATAGGTGGTTATGTCAATGCCTCAGATTCATACGAAGCTTTGTTCCTGTTCTCAAATATGTGGGTCCAGCCTGAACTTCAAATAGATCAATTCATGATTAGTGTTGCACTCAAGGCATGTGCACTTGGTGTCAATATTTGCCTTGGAGAATTACTACATGGATTTTCAGTTAAATCTGGTTTGATAACCTCAGTGTTTGTCAGCAGTGCCCTGATAGATATGTACATGAAAGTAGGCAAAATAGGAGAAGGTTGCAGAGTCTTTGAAAAAATGATGGCTAAAAATGTAGTATCATGGACTGCCATTATTGCAGGGCTTGTACATGCAGGTTACAGTGCGGAGGGACTGTGGTACTTTTCTGAAATGTGGAGATCAAAAGTGGGCTATGATTCACATACATTTTCCATTGCTCTAAAAGCTTCTGCTGATTTGAGTTTTTTACATCATGGGAAAgctatacacacacaaacaataaAACAAGGATTTGATGAGAGCTCGTTTGTGATTAATACTCTAGCAACCATGTATAATAAATGTGGAAAACCAGATTATGTCATgcaattgtttgaaaaaatgaGGATGCCAGATGTAGTTTCCTGGACAAATCTTATTATGACATATGTGCAAGTGGGTGAAGAGGAACAAGCAGTGAAAGTGTTTAAAAGAATGAGAAAATCAGATGTCCCTCCTAATAAATTCACTTTTGCAGCCATAATTTCTGCCTGTGCAAATCTTGCTATTGCTAAATGGGGGGAACAAATACATGGTCATGTATTCCGTCTTGGTTTTGTTGATGCTTTGTCAGTGGCAAATTCCATCATCACTCTTTATTCAAAATGTGGGCTGTTGACTTCAGCTTCATTAGTGTTTCGTGGTATAACTAGAAAGGATATTATATCTTGGAGCACTATAATTGCTGTTTATTCTCAAGGAGGTTATGCAAAAGAAGCTTTTGACTATCTATCATGGATGAGAAGGGAAGGGCCAAAACCAAATGAATTTGCTATTTCTAGCATACTGAGTGTTTGTGGAAGCATGGCACTTCTTGAGCAAGGGAAACAGGTGCATGCACATGTACTTTGCATTGGCATAGATCATGAAGCAATGGTTCATAGTGCTCTTATTAGTATGTATTCAAAATGTGGAAGTGTACAAGATGCGTCAAAAATCTTTGACagtttgaaaatgaatgacatTATATCATGGACAGCCATGATTAATGGATATGCTGAACATGGTTATAGCCTAGAGGCCATTGACTTGTTTGAGAAGATTTCTAGAGTTGGTTTAAAGCCAGACTACGTGACATTCATCGGGGTTCTGACAGCATGTAGCCATGCTGGAATGGTTGATCTTGGTCTCTTCTATTTTTTGAAAATGACTAATGAGTACAAGATCAGTCCTTCAAAAGAACACTATGGTTGCATCATTGATCTTCTCTGCAGAGCAGGGCAATTGAGTGAAGCTGAGCACATAATACGAGCTATGCCATTccatattgatgatgttgtgtGGTCTACCTTACTCAGGGCATGTAGAGAGCATGGAGATGTTGACCGTGGAAGATGGACAGCTGAACAGTTGCTTCGGTTGGATCCAAATTCAGCTGGAACTCATATTACTCTGGCTAACATATATGCTGCCAAGGGGAGATGGAAGGAAGTTGCAGATATAAGAAAGTTAATGAAGTCAAAGGGAGTAATAAAGGAAAGAGGATGGTCTTGGATTAATGTCAATGATCATTTAAATGCATTTGTTGCTGGGGATCAGGCTCATCCACAAAGTGAACATATCACAACCATTCTGGAATTATTGAGAGCAAATACAGGAGATGATCAGCTGGAAATAAGATCTCTTCATGAAGATGTTGAGGTTTAG
- the LOC106774359 gene encoding transcription factor AS1: MSDLHLEMKERQRWRAEEDALLRSYVKQYGPREWNLVSQRMNTPLNRDAKSCLERWKNYLKPGIKKGSLTEEEQHLVIRLQAKYGNKWKKIAAEVPGRTAKRLGKWWEVFKEKQQREKKDLNRIPDPSNNSKYEHILESFAEKLVKEQHPSPSFVMTASDGTFLRTDTPAPASTLLPSWLSNSSSAAAAAGPSSLSVTLSLSSATVAAAPFSWLQPDRGPDIGPFALGNTPAFSENMLISQMLEQCKELEEGHRALSAHKKEAVWRLSRVELQLESEKASRRREKMEEFEAKIKALQEEERTALSRIEAEYREELAALKRDAENKEQKLAEQWAAKHLQLTRLLEQIGCRAGLLEPNTR; the protein is encoded by the coding sequence ATGTCGGATTTGCACTTGGAAATGAAAGAGAGGCAACGTTGGAGAGCTGAAGAGGATGCTTTATTACGTTCTTATGTCAAACAGTATGGTCCTAGGGAATGGAATCTTGTTTCTCAACGCATGAACACCCCTCTGAACAGGGATGCAAAGTCATGCTTAGAAAGGTGGAAGAACTACCTCAAGCCTGGCATCAAGAAAGGATCTCTCACCGAAGAGGAGCAGCACCTTGTAATCCGGCTTCAAGCAAAATATGGCAACAAATGGAAGAAAATTGCAGCAGAAGTTCCAGGTAGAACTGCCAAGAGGTTAGGCAAGTGGTGGGAAGTGTTCAAAGAGAAGCAACAAAGAGAGAAGAAGGACCTCAATAGAATCCCTGACCCCAGTAACAATAGCAAGTACGAGCATATACTTGAGAGTTTTGCAGAAAAACTAGTCAAGGAACAGCATCCTTCACCTTCATTTGTTATGACTGCTTCTGATGGGACATTTCTGCGTACTGATACACCAGCACCTGCATCAACCTTGCTTCCTTCTTGGCTTTCCAATTCAAGTagtgctgctgctgctgctggtCCAAGTTCCCTTTCTGTGACACTCAGTCTTTCTTCTGCAACAGTGGCTGCAGCTCCATTCTCATGGCTGCAACCTGATAGGGGACCAGACATTGGTCCTTTTGCTTTGGGGAATACACCAGCTTTCAGTGAAAATATGCTGATATCTCAGATGTTGGAGCAGTGCAAAGAGCTGGAAGAAGGGCACCGAGCTTTGAGTGCTCACAAGAAAGAGGCAGTTTGGAGGTTAAGCCGAGTGGAGTTGCAGTTGGAGTCAGAGAAGGCGAGCCGAAGACGGGAGAAGATGGAAGAGTTTGAAGCAAAGATTAAGGCTCTTCAAGAAGAGGAGAGAACTGCTTTGAGCAGAATTGAAGCAGAGTACAGAGAGGAGTTAGCTGCATTGAAGAGAGATGCTGAAAACAAGGAACAAAAGTTGGCAGAACAATGGGCTGCAAAGCATTTGCAGCTTACTAGGTTGCTAGAGCAGATAGGATGCAGAGCAGGGCTCCTTGAGCCAAATACGAGATGA